Part of the Candidatus Omnitrophota bacterium genome is shown below.
AGTGTTAACCAACCCGACTATGGCCGGGATTATGGCTTCATTTGCCGGGGTGGGGGATATAATTATGGCCGAGCCTAACGCTTTAATTGGTTTTACCGGCCCCCGGGTCATCGAACAGACCATAAGGCAGAAATTGCCTATTGGTTTTCAGCGTTCGGAGTTTTTGTTGGACCATGGTCTTATTGATATGATTGTGCATCGCAAGAATATGAAAAATACTTTAAGCCAATTGCTTAATTATTTTAGTTAATTCTATATAATAATTTAAGTTTCTTTTTAATGAGGAGTAATTAAATGGCCCAGGTAAGTTTAAAAGATGTTTGTAAGGTTTTCCCCGGAAATGTGCTGGCGGTTAATAAAGTGAATCTAGGTATTGAAAATAAGGAGTTTATGGTCCTGGTAGGGCCTTCCGGTTGCGGTAAATCTACCAGCTTAAGGATGATCGCCGGCTTAGAAGAGATCAGCTCCGGTGATGTCTATATCGGAAATAAACGCGTTAACGATGTTCCGGCAAAAGACCGGGATATCGCCATGGTTTTTCAGAATTACGCCCTTTATCCCCATATGACCGTTGAAGAAAACATGTCATTTGGCTTGAGGCTTCGGCATATTCCTAAACCGGAGATCACTCAGCGGGTTAATGAGGCTGCGGAGATCTTGGGGATTAAGCGCTTGCTGAAACGTAAGCCTCGTGAGCTTTCCGGAGGCGAGCGCCAGCGGGTGGCAGTAGGAAGGGCGATCGTGAGAAAGCCTTTGGTTTTCCTGTTCGATGAGCCTTTAAGCAATCTTGATGCTAAGATGCGCGTGCAGATGCGCACCGAGATCCATAAGCTGCACATCAGGCTGCAAACCACGATTATTTATGTAACTCATGACCAGGTTGAAGCGATGACTATGGGGGACCGTATCGCGGTTATGAAAGACGGGATTATTTCCCAATTAGGCGATCCGATTGATGTCTATGATCATCCAAAAAATAAGTTTGTTGCCGGTTTCATTGGTTCCCCGCCGATGAATTTTATGCTGGGTAAGATTATCAAAAAAGAAGGCAAATTTTACTTTGATGAAGGCAAGATCCGGGTAAAACTGGTTGAAGACATGCATAAAAAGATGGCTAATTATGCCGGCAGCGAGGTGTTTTTTGGTATCCGCTCCGAAGATATTTATGATAAATTGTTTGTTTCCGAAGCCCCGCCGGAAAATATCGTCCGGGTAAACTGCGAAGTATTTGAACCTATGGGTTCGGAGGTTTATCTCTACCTGAACACAGGCAAGCATACCTTTATTGCCCGAGTCGGCGCCCATGACCGGCCCAGGGTTAATCAGGAGATGGACGTGGTTTTTGATATGAGCAAGGTGCATTTTTTTGACAAAAGCACCGAAGAAACTATTATTTAAGCTTCAAAGACTTACCTTAAAAGCTAAAATAAGCTTAATGCGGCAAAATACCATCCGTAAATTCTTCCTCCTTTTTTTAATTACCTTATCGGTTACCCTCTTAATAATAAACTCTGTTTTATTGCATCAAAAAATCAATCTTGCCGTTTTTTTGGTATTTATCTCAACCAATGTTTTTATTTTATTTTACTTGTTAAAAACATTCTCCAACCGCTCCTTACTTATCCATTCTCAGGATGAGCGTAGTCTAGAGCAAATAAATATTATCAAAGCCGAAAATAAAAAAGACCAGGAATTCGCTCTGGCGCTTAAATTTAAGATCACCCGTTATGATAATTTAAAAAAGGTAATTGAAGACCTTAACCGCAGTTTGAAATTAGATACCGTTATCCATGTGTTAAGCTCCGCTGTTTACTCTTTAATCTCAAATAATAGCGGATGTGCCCTGTTTTATCTGGTGAATAACCAGTATCAGAAGCTGAATTTGGCCTATTCCATAAAAGATGACAGCGACCTGGTTGTCCTTACTAAAGAAGGGGATATTTTTGATCAATGGGTCCTGAGGCATTCCAGCCAGCTTATCATTGAGGACCTGAAAAATGATTTCCGTTTTGATTTAGAGGCTCTGCCTAAGCAGGAGGCGCGGCCGGTATCATCTTTAATCAGTTCGCCGTTAATCAGTCACAACTCTCTGTTTGGCCTTTTGCGCCTTGAAAGTAAAACCAGCGGTGCTTTTAATCAGGATGATTTGCGTTTTCTCTCCCTAGTTGCCGATCTTGGGGCGGCAGCGGTAGAAAATAGTTTACTTTTTCAGAAGGAACAGGATTTGGCTATCCACGACGGTTTAACCGCGCTTTTTACAAAGCAGCATTTTATCACCAGGTTAAAAGATGAATCCAGGCGCCTCCTGCGCCTGGACCAGCATTTATCGTTAATGATGATCGATATTGATTTTTTTAAGCAATATAACGATAAATTCGGGCATACTGCCGGTGATATTGTTTTAAAGAAAATGGGGCACTTATTAAAAGATGCTTTAAGGGAATTTAACCCGCTGTTATGCCGGTTCGGAGGAGAAGAATTTTTAGTTATGCTGCCAGGGATAAATAAGCAGAAAGCATTGGGGATAGCCGAAGATTTACGCCGCAGGATTGAGAAGGAGAATATCGTGCTGCGCCGGCAGGATACGCATGTAACCGTTTCTATCGGGGTAGCCAGCCTGCCGTTTGACACAAAAGATGAAGATGAACTAATCCAGAAGGCGGATAAGGCGATGTACAGCGCCAAGGGGAAGGGAAGAAACCGGGTATGCTCTATATAATAGCATTTTTAATTTTAACCGTTGCCTGGTATATGTCATTACGCCGGATTTTTGCCGGACGCATCGAATATGAACAGGCAAAAAGTACCAGCCTGATTAATGAGCTTAAAAATTTGGTTGATTTAAAAAAACGCTTAAATTCGGAAAATGCCCGGCTGAATAAAGTATTCGCGGAAACCCTGGCGCTTTATGAATTGACCAAGGATATTTGTAAGCATCTGGATGAGGAAAAAGTTTTTACAACTTTTAACCAGAGCCTGAAAAAATATATCAGCATCGGCGATTGCCGCTATATAAAAGACGCCGCGGATTTGGTTAAATATAAAAATTATACGATCCTGCCTTTAGCTGTCGAAGAAAATCAAATCGCCGGTTATTTAGCGGTAGACAGGATTTCGCCAGCGGATAAAGAGAAGTTTGGGATCCTGGCCCAACAATTTTTAATCGGCTTAAGAAGAGCCTTGCTTTATCAGAAGGTTCAAGGAATGACCATTACCGATTCTCTTACCCAGGTCTACTGCCGAAGATATTTCCTGGAGCGTTTTAGCGAAGAGATGAGGCGTTCCAAGAAGAACAGGTTAAACTTAAGCTTCCTGATGATCGATATAGATAATTTTAAACGCTTTAATGACCGTTATGGGCATTTGGTCGGCGACGCTATATTGCGCCAGGTTTCTAAAACTATAAGTGAAGCGGTCAGGCAGATAGATTTTATCGGCCGCTACGGAGGAGAGGAGCTTTCGATCGTCCTGGCTGAAACAGACAGGGAGCAGGCTAATTTTGCCGCCGAACGTATCCGCCAGGCAATCGCCGCAGCGGCAATCAAGGTTTATGATGAAGAGTTAAAAGTTACCGTAAGCATAGGTGTTTCTACTTTTCCGGATAATACTTTGAATATGCAGGATTTGATTGAAATGGCGGACCAGGCTTTATACCTGGCCAAGGAAACCGGAAAGAACAGGGTTTGTTTTTCTCCCGCCTAATTATATCCTTGAAAAATTATGTATTTTAATATAGAATACCACAATGGTTAAAAAATATATTATCGCCATAGATTTAGGCGGCACTAATTTAAAATGCGCTTTGCTCGATAGCAGTTTAAGGATTAAAGCCAGAAACTCTTTTAGCACAAAGAGTTTTGATAATAAACATAAGCTTATTGATGGGGTTGTTGATTCCGTAAATAGTTTTATGTTAAGCCATAAGTTGGCCAGGGGTATTATCTTGGGAGTGGGTATTGGTTTGCCGGGCCCGGTTGATACCTTAAGGGGAATCGTGCATTTTTTGCCGAACATCCCGGGATGGAAAAGCGTAGAGTTTAAAAAAATTTTAGAGCGTAAAACTAAACTGCCGGTTTTTATCGATAATGACGCTAAGCTGATGACCTTAGCCGAGCAAAAAAGCGGTTCGGCAAAAGGATATGCAAATGCCTTATGTTTGACCTTGGGCACCGGAGTCGGTGGGGGGTTAATTATTAACGGAGCTCTTTACCGGGGCAGGGATAATGCCGCCGGAGAGCTCGGTCATCTTCCTCTTAACGAAAAAGGGCCGCTTTGCGGTTGCGGAGGGCAAGCCTGTCTTGAGGCATATGTTGGCAATGCCGCTATTATCAGGCAGGCGCGTAAACTATTTGGACCCGGGATTTCCCTTGAGGAGTTAAGCCGCTTGGCCCGCGATAATAATGCAAAGGCAATGAAATTCTGGAGACAGGTTGGGGAAAAGCTGGGATTGGCTTTAAGCGGGATTGTAAATTTACTTAACCTGGAGGCGATTGTAATTGGCGGCGGGGTTTCTGAGGCCGGAGGAGTATTGTTTAAAAGCCTAAAACAAACTATTTTGCGGCGGGCAATGAGCGTGCAGGCAAAAAGGGTAAAAATATTTAAAGCCAAATTAGGTAATAATGCCGGAATCATCGGAGCCGGATTGCTGGTTAAGGAAAGGTTAAGGGGATAAACAGGTTTCTGGAAGATTACAAAAAATACCCTCAGGAAAACAATGCTAAAAAAAATTAGTAATTTTAAACTGTTTAATCTTGCGGCTGTTGTTCCGGCCGTTGTTTTTTTATCCGTAGCCCTGCTATTTGCGGAGGAGAACAAAGAGTCACCGATAATTATCAACGGCGATAATGTTGAATATTCAGCCGACAGTA
Proteins encoded:
- a CDS encoding ROK family protein, whose protein sequence is MVKKYIIAIDLGGTNLKCALLDSSLRIKARNSFSTKSFDNKHKLIDGVVDSVNSFMLSHKLARGIILGVGIGLPGPVDTLRGIVHFLPNIPGWKSVEFKKILERKTKLPVFIDNDAKLMTLAEQKSGSAKGYANALCLTLGTGVGGGLIINGALYRGRDNAAGELGHLPLNEKGPLCGCGGQACLEAYVGNAAIIRQARKLFGPGISLEELSRLARDNNAKAMKFWRQVGEKLGLALSGIVNLLNLEAIVIGGGVSEAGGVLFKSLKQTILRRAMSVQAKRVKIFKAKLGNNAGIIGAGLLVKERLRG
- a CDS encoding sensor domain-containing diguanylate cyclase; the protein is MRQNTIRKFFLLFLITLSVTLLIINSVLLHQKINLAVFLVFISTNVFILFYLLKTFSNRSLLIHSQDERSLEQINIIKAENKKDQEFALALKFKITRYDNLKKVIEDLNRSLKLDTVIHVLSSAVYSLISNNSGCALFYLVNNQYQKLNLAYSIKDDSDLVVLTKEGDIFDQWVLRHSSQLIIEDLKNDFRFDLEALPKQEARPVSSLISSPLISHNSLFGLLRLESKTSGAFNQDDLRFLSLVADLGAAAVENSLLFQKEQDLAIHDGLTALFTKQHFITRLKDESRRLLRLDQHLSLMMIDIDFFKQYNDKFGHTAGDIVLKKMGHLLKDALREFNPLLCRFGGEEFLVMLPGINKQKALGIAEDLRRRIEKENIVLRRQDTHVTVSIGVASLPFDTKDEDELIQKADKAMYSAKGKGRNRVCSI
- a CDS encoding GGDEF domain-containing protein, whose product is MLYIIAFLILTVAWYMSLRRIFAGRIEYEQAKSTSLINELKNLVDLKKRLNSENARLNKVFAETLALYELTKDICKHLDEEKVFTTFNQSLKKYISIGDCRYIKDAADLVKYKNYTILPLAVEENQIAGYLAVDRISPADKEKFGILAQQFLIGLRRALLYQKVQGMTITDSLTQVYCRRYFLERFSEEMRRSKKNRLNLSFLMIDIDNFKRFNDRYGHLVGDAILRQVSKTISEAVRQIDFIGRYGGEELSIVLAETDREQANFAAERIRQAIAAAAIKVYDEELKVTVSIGVSTFPDNTLNMQDLIEMADQALYLAKETGKNRVCFSPA
- the ugpC gene encoding sn-glycerol-3-phosphate ABC transporter ATP-binding protein UgpC; the protein is MAQVSLKDVCKVFPGNVLAVNKVNLGIENKEFMVLVGPSGCGKSTSLRMIAGLEEISSGDVYIGNKRVNDVPAKDRDIAMVFQNYALYPHMTVEENMSFGLRLRHIPKPEITQRVNEAAEILGIKRLLKRKPRELSGGERQRVAVGRAIVRKPLVFLFDEPLSNLDAKMRVQMRTEIHKLHIRLQTTIIYVTHDQVEAMTMGDRIAVMKDGIISQLGDPIDVYDHPKNKFVAGFIGSPPMNFMLGKIIKKEGKFYFDEGKIRVKLVEDMHKKMANYAGSEVFFGIRSEDIYDKLFVSEAPPENIVRVNCEVFEPMGSEVYLYLNTGKHTFIARVGAHDRPRVNQEMDVVFDMSKVHFFDKSTEETII